A genomic region of [Eubacterium] eligens ATCC 27750 contains the following coding sequences:
- the trhA gene encoding PAQR family membrane homeostasis protein TrhA — protein sequence MIIKDPGSSITHFIGMLCAIAGLFPLILKAASYGTTVSIVSMTVFMVSMILLYAASTTYHTFDISSNVNIVLKRLDHCMIPVLIAGSYTPVCLIVLHNIYGYVMFGIVWGIAILAITFKLLWVTCPKWISSVLYIVMGWTCVMALPQIYSALAGAAFFWLLAGGIFYTIGGVIYAIKMPAFNAKHPNFGTHEIFHVFVMAGSLCHFILMYNFVAIM from the coding sequence ATGATTATTAAAGACCCTGGCAGTTCGATAACACATTTTATCGGCATGCTCTGTGCAATTGCAGGATTATTCCCACTTATTCTTAAAGCAGCCTCTTATGGAACAACCGTATCTATTGTTTCAATGACTGTATTTATGGTAAGTATGATTCTTCTGTATGCAGCAAGCACAACTTATCACACATTTGATATATCAAGTAATGTCAATATTGTGCTGAAAAGGCTTGATCACTGCATGATTCCTGTTCTTATCGCAGGCTCATACACTCCAGTCTGCCTAATTGTACTTCATAATATATATGGCTATGTTATGTTTGGCATCGTGTGGGGAATCGCCATTCTTGCTATCACATTCAAGCTTCTCTGGGTAACTTGTCCTAAGTGGATATCTTCAGTTCTCTACATTGTAATGGGCTGGACATGTGTTATGGCTCTTCCTCAGATATATTCAGCACTTGCCGGAGCCGCTTTCTTCTGGCTTCTCGCCGGCGGAATCTTCTACACTATTGGCGGCGTAATATATGCAATTAAAATGCCTGCATTTAACGCAAAGCACCCTAACTTCGGAACACATGAAATCTTTCATGTATTTGTTATGGCTGGAAGCCTCTGCCACTTCATACTGATGTACAACTTTGTTGCGATTATGTAA
- a CDS encoding ABC transporter permease: protein MELLRVLRKSVVFIAIFLGIIIWLSIFKINNTNDKKVYAYYNQLMYEYANQTEMIGSLTYSRYAHDKGDDYEADREYIEEAIKLLQEKYKYVNASDMSRAENNYKKIISSTLFAEEQSYYVLNAQKYMADLESRGEINFSITNTTAIEKLVSDKQLPVIFLMMMIFVLITFMEEFENNMFLQIRGSKNSRKVLPVKRCFIILLISIVLSFVFNGVILAIYKNIYGCNMGSPIQNSYMFNMFPLKTNVAAFFIIYCITFAIAMSVLSWLVYFVFLITGNYKLSIAGTGLFLVFEYIININISSKSAFSFLKYINFSNVLFPGQSYYIYENWGTDNFITDIQSTAWILTILLAITGLIGVYITYSHKYAQGRKSAITKIIEKCSQFIQMLLGKVPLFVSELYKTFILQKGIILLAAAVYLLISCRMYRGVDYSNTDFSMNNFYSMFSGNTGDKECEAYIEECRNAVEELGKKSETDANYKYKFREASQTLENMENCLKYVRKVNEEKGIEARIVNPAAYEDIFGSRKYQNTESQNLVCVIFLILIISGEYVYEKRCHMIAFLNTSKERSSVKAVKLLKILIISFLIWGLSAFIDIFNICQLYRLEQLSAPIQSLQIFYDLPFNISIAGYMVIGQAFRLVLLLIMSIGIYGITRALDYKGCLVITFMVFVMPYMLFKLGINSMRYFSVEILMDFGRIIGKY, encoded by the coding sequence ATGGAATTATTGAGAGTTTTACGGAAAAGTGTTGTATTTATTGCTATTTTTCTTGGAATAATAATCTGGTTGAGCATTTTTAAGATTAATAACACGAATGATAAAAAAGTATATGCTTATTATAATCAGTTGATGTATGAATATGCTAATCAAACAGAAATGATTGGATCATTAACATACAGCAGGTATGCACATGATAAAGGAGATGACTACGAAGCTGACAGGGAATATATTGAAGAAGCAATAAAACTTTTACAGGAAAAATATAAATATGTCAATGCTTCTGATATGTCAAGGGCAGAGAATAATTACAAGAAAATTATTAGCAGTACATTATTTGCAGAGGAGCAAAGCTACTATGTACTTAATGCGCAAAAGTATATGGCAGATTTGGAAAGCAGAGGGGAAATCAATTTCTCTATCACTAATACTACTGCTATAGAAAAACTGGTATCAGACAAGCAACTTCCGGTTATTTTTCTGATGATGATGATATTTGTGCTTATAACTTTTATGGAAGAGTTTGAAAATAATATGTTTCTTCAGATTAGAGGCAGTAAAAATTCCAGAAAAGTATTACCAGTAAAAAGATGTTTTATTATATTGCTTATATCAATAGTGCTTTCATTTGTTTTTAATGGTGTCATTCTGGCAATATATAAGAATATTTATGGCTGCAACATGGGAAGTCCGATACAGAATTCTTATATGTTTAATATGTTCCCGTTAAAGACAAATGTAGCTGCATTTTTTATTATATATTGTATAACATTTGCGATAGCTATGAGTGTGTTGTCATGGCTGGTATATTTTGTTTTCCTTATTACCGGTAATTACAAATTATCAATAGCAGGAACTGGGTTGTTTTTAGTTTTTGAATATATAATTAATATTAATATATCATCTAAGAGTGCATTTTCATTTTTAAAATACATAAATTTTTCAAATGTATTGTTTCCGGGGCAGTCATATTACATATATGAAAACTGGGGAACGGATAATTTTATTACTGATATTCAGAGTACGGCTTGGATTCTGACAATATTACTGGCAATAACAGGATTGATAGGAGTATATATTACATATTCTCATAAATATGCACAGGGCAGGAAGAGTGCCATAACAAAAATAATAGAAAAGTGCTCTCAGTTTATACAGATGTTATTGGGAAAAGTTCCTTTATTTGTATCTGAATTATATAAGACTTTTATATTACAAAAGGGAATAATATTGCTTGCTGCTGCTGTTTATTTATTGATATCATGCAGAATGTACAGAGGTGTTGATTACAGTAATACGGATTTTTCAATGAATAATTTTTATTCTATGTTTAGTGGAAATACCGGAGATAAAGAGTGTGAAGCATATATTGAGGAATGTCGTAATGCTGTCGAAGAGTTAGGAAAAAAATCAGAGACAGATGCTAATTATAAATATAAATTCCGTGAAGCAAGTCAGACTCTTGAAAATATGGAGAATTGTCTGAAGTATGTAAGAAAAGTTAATGAGGAAAAAGGGATAGAAGCTAGAATTGTAAATCCCGCTGCTTATGAGGATATATTTGGCTCAAGGAAATATCAGAACACGGAAAGTCAGAATCTTGTATGCGTAATATTTCTTATTCTCATAATATCAGGTGAATATGTATATGAAAAAAGATGCCATATGATAGCTTTTCTTAACACTTCAAAAGAGAGAAGCAGTGTAAAGGCTGTTAAATTATTAAAAATACTTATTATATCATTTCTTATATGGGGACTTTCTGCATTTATTGATATTTTTAATATATGTCAGTTGTACAGATTAGAACAATTGTCAGCACCAATTCAGAGCCTTCAGATTTTTTATGACCTTCCTTTTAATATCAGCATAGCCGGGTATATGGTAATTGGTCAGGCATTCAGACTGGTTTTATTATTAATAATGTCAATTGGAATATATGGAATTACAAGGGCTTTAGATTATAAAGGCTGTCTTGTAATTACATTTATGGTGTTTGTTATGCCATATATGTTATTTAAATTAGGTATTAATTCTATGAGATATTTTTCTGTTGAGATTCTGATGGATTTTGGAAGAATTATAGGAAAATATTGA
- a CDS encoding glycogen/starch/alpha-glucan phosphorylase, whose translation MATSLTQNFSKEEFKKNVISNCKSLYRKNIEEANDQEVFQAVSYAVKDIIIDKWIATHKQYEKDDPKMVYYMSMEFLMGRALGNNMINLCAYDEIKEALDELGLDINVIEDQEPDAALGNGGLGRLAACFMDSLATLEYPAYGCGIRYKYGMFKQEIKDGYQVEVPDNWLKDGNPFEIKRSEYRYEVKFGGYVRSYRDEKTGRDMFVQEDYRSVIAVPYDIPVLGYGNNTVNSLRIWDAEPVNTFNLNSFDKGDYQKAIEEENLAKNIVEVLYPNDNHYAGKELRLKQQYFFVSASVQRAVDRYKSMNNGDVKNIYKKVTFQLNDTHPTVAVAELMRILMDENGLEWDEAWDITTKTVAYTNHTIMAEALEKWPIELFSRLLPRIYQIVEEINRRFVEEIKAKYPGNQEKVRKMAIIYDGQVKMANLAIVAGYSVNGVAKLHTEILKKQELRDFYEMMPEKFNNKTNGITQRRFLKHANPLLSDWITDKIGDGWVTDLSQLEKLMLYVDDPKAQQDFMQIKYKNKVRLAKYIKENNGIDVDPNSIFDVQVKRLHEYKRQLLNILHVMYLYNQIKRNPDYDMVPRTFIFGAKAAAGYKIAKQTIKLINNVANVINNDASIKGKIKVVFIENYRVSNGEIIFAAADVSEQISTASKEASGTGNMKFMLNGAITLGTMDGANVEIVNEVGAENAQIFGLSSDEVIRFENEGGYDPMEIFNNDQEIRDVLMELINGKYSPEDTEMFRDIYNSLLNNDGGRRADTYFILKDFRSYAEAQRKIDERYRDTNGWAKTVMTNTAKAGKFSSDRTIEEYATEIWKLTKTPVEM comes from the coding sequence ATGGCGACAAGTTTAACACAGAATTTCAGTAAGGAAGAATTCAAGAAGAATGTAATCAGTAATTGTAAGTCTCTTTATAGAAAGAATATTGAAGAGGCTAATGATCAGGAAGTTTTCCAGGCAGTTTCTTATGCTGTTAAGGATATTATTATTGATAAATGGATTGCCACCCATAAGCAGTATGAGAAGGACGATCCTAAGATGGTTTATTATATGTCTATGGAGTTCCTTATGGGACGTGCACTTGGTAACAACATGATTAATCTCTGTGCTTATGATGAGATTAAGGAAGCACTTGACGAGCTTGGTCTTGATATTAATGTTATTGAGGATCAGGAGCCGGACGCAGCTTTAGGTAATGGTGGTCTTGGCCGTCTTGCTGCATGTTTCATGGATTCTTTAGCAACTCTTGAATATCCTGCATATGGATGTGGTATCCGTTATAAATATGGTATGTTCAAGCAGGAGATTAAGGACGGATATCAGGTAGAAGTTCCTGATAACTGGTTAAAGGATGGCAACCCATTTGAAATTAAGAGATCTGAATACAGATATGAAGTTAAATTCGGTGGATATGTTCGTTCTTACAGAGATGAAAAGACTGGAAGAGATATGTTTGTTCAGGAAGATTACCGTTCTGTAATCGCTGTTCCATATGATATTCCTGTTCTTGGATATGGCAATAACACTGTTAACTCTCTTAGAATCTGGGACGCAGAGCCTGTTAATACATTTAACCTTAACTCTTTCGATAAGGGTGATTACCAGAAGGCTATTGAGGAGGAGAACCTTGCAAAGAATATCGTTGAGGTACTTTATCCTAATGATAACCATTATGCCGGTAAGGAATTAAGACTTAAGCAGCAGTATTTCTTCGTATCAGCAAGTGTACAGAGAGCTGTTGACAGATATAAGTCAATGAATAATGGGGATGTTAAGAACATTTATAAGAAGGTTACTTTCCAGCTTAATGATACACATCCAACTGTTGCAGTTGCAGAGCTTATGCGTATCCTTATGGATGAGAACGGACTTGAATGGGATGAGGCATGGGATATCACAACTAAGACTGTTGCTTATACTAACCATACAATTATGGCTGAGGCACTTGAGAAGTGGCCTATTGAGTTGTTCTCAAGACTTCTTCCAAGAATTTACCAGATTGTAGAAGAGATTAACCGTCGTTTCGTAGAAGAGATTAAGGCTAAATATCCTGGAAATCAGGAGAAGGTTCGTAAGATGGCTATTATCTATGACGGACAGGTTAAGATGGCTAATCTTGCAATTGTTGCCGGATATTCTGTTAATGGTGTTGCAAAGCTCCACACAGAAATCTTAAAGAAGCAGGAGTTAAGAGATTTCTATGAAATGATGCCAGAGAAGTTTAATAATAAGACTAACGGTATTACTCAGAGAAGATTCTTAAAGCATGCTAACCCACTTCTTTCTGACTGGATTACAGATAAGATTGGTGATGGATGGGTTACAGATTTAAGCCAGCTTGAAAAGCTTATGCTCTATGTTGATGATCCTAAGGCTCAGCAGGATTTCATGCAGATTAAGTATAAGAACAAGGTTCGTCTTGCCAAGTATATCAAGGAAAATAACGGAATTGATGTTGATCCTAATTCTATCTTTGATGTACAGGTTAAGAGACTTCATGAATATAAGAGACAGTTACTTAATATCTTACATGTTATGTATCTGTACAATCAGATTAAGAGAAATCCTGATTATGATATGGTTCCAAGGACATTTATCTTTGGTGCCAAGGCAGCAGCAGGATACAAGATTGCTAAGCAGACAATCAAGCTTATCAATAATGTAGCTAACGTTATTAATAACGATGCTTCTATCAAGGGCAAGATTAAGGTTGTATTCATTGAGAACTACAGAGTATCTAATGGTGAGATTATATTTGCGGCAGCAGATGTAAGTGAGCAGATATCTACAGCTTCTAAGGAGGCTTCAGGTACAGGTAACATGAAGTTCATGCTTAATGGTGCAATTACTCTTGGTACTATGGATGGAGCAAATGTTGAGATTGTTAATGAAGTTGGTGCTGAAAATGCACAGATATTTGGTCTCAGCTCTGATGAAGTTATACGTTTCGAGAATGAGGGCGGATATGATCCTATGGAAATCTTTAACAATGATCAGGAAATAAGAGATGTTCTTATGGAACTTATCAATGGAAAATATTCTCCAGAGGATACAGAGATGTTCAGAGATATCTACAATTCTCTTCTTAACAATGATGGAGGCAGAAGAGCAGATACTTACTTTATTCTTAAGGACTTCCGTTCATATGCAGAGGCTCAGAGAAAGATTGATGAAAGATACAGAGATACTAACGGCTGGGCTAAGACTGTTATGACTAATACAGCCAAGGCAGGTAAGTTCTCATCAGACAGAACTATTGAAGAGTATGCTACAGAAATCTGGAAGCTTACTAAGACTCCTGTTGAGATGTAA
- a CDS encoding Fur family transcriptional regulator: MGAVKHSRQRDAIKTFLMSRKDHPTADVVYTFVKNDFPSISLGTVYRNLSFLVEHGEAVTVPCEDGFVHYDANTKPHLHFQCRRCKCLIDITNPSDNEILENLGANVSSHFPGKIEAGSVCFYGLCEKCASEN, encoded by the coding sequence ATGGGCGCTGTTAAACATAGCCGTCAGCGTGACGCTATCAAAACATTTCTTATGTCACGCAAAGACCACCCAACTGCCGATGTTGTATACACATTTGTCAAAAATGATTTTCCAAGCATAAGTCTTGGAACAGTTTATAGAAACCTTTCCTTTCTTGTGGAGCATGGCGAAGCCGTTACTGTTCCATGTGAGGACGGTTTCGTTCATTACGATGCCAATACGAAGCCGCATCTGCATTTTCAGTGCAGAAGATGCAAATGTTTAATTGATATTACCAATCCATCAGACAATGAAATCCTTGAAAACCTCGGAGCTAATGTTTCATCACATTTTCCGGGCAAAATCGAGGCTGGTTCAGTCTGCTTCTATGGATTGTGTGAAAAATGTGCTTCGGAAAATTAA
- a CDS encoding ferritin family protein, protein MMKYVCTVCGYVYEGESLPADFVCPVCKAPASKFAAQTGEREWAAEHVVGVAKGVSEDIVADLRANFEGECSEVGMYLAMARVAHREGYPEIGLYYEKAAWEEAEHASKFAELLGEVVTDSTKKNLEMRVEAENGATAGKTDLAKRAKAANLDAIHDTVHEMARDEARHGKAFEGLLKRYFG, encoded by the coding sequence ATTATGAAGTATGTATGTACAGTTTGTGGTTATGTTTATGAAGGAGAATCTCTTCCAGCAGATTTCGTCTGTCCAGTATGTAAGGCACCAGCAAGCAAGTTCGCTGCACAGACAGGAGAAAGAGAATGGGCTGCTGAGCACGTTGTTGGCGTAGCTAAGGGCGTAAGCGAGGATATCGTTGCTGATTTAAGAGCTAACTTTGAAGGTGAATGTTCAGAGGTTGGTATGTACCTTGCTATGGCAAGAGTTGCTCACAGAGAGGGTTATCCAGAAATCGGTCTTTACTATGAGAAGGCTGCCTGGGAAGAAGCTGAGCATGCTTCCAAGTTCGCTGAACTCCTCGGCGAAGTTGTAACAGACAGCACTAAGAAGAATCTTGAGATGAGAGTTGAAGCTGAGAACGGCGCAACAGCAGGTAAGACTGACCTTGCTAAGAGAGCTAAGGCTGCTAACCTTGACGCAATCCATGATACAGTTCATGAGATGGCTAGAGATGAGGCTAGACATGGTAAGGCATTCGAGGGACTTCTTAAGAGATACTTTGGTTAA
- a CDS encoding tRNA threonylcarbamoyladenosine dehydratase, translated as MLNQFSRTELLFGKEAMDILENSRVAVFGVGGVGGYTVEALVRSGVGAIDVIDDDKVCLTNLNRQIIATRKTIGQYKTDVCKERIHDINPNCEVTVHKCFFLPETKDQFDFSKYDYVVDAVDTVTAKIALVMACQEAGTPIISSMGAGNKLNPAEFEVADIYKTSVCPLAKVMRRELKKRNVKHLKVVYSKEKPVRPIEDMGISCRTNCICPPGAAHKCTERRDIPGSTAFVPSVVGLIIASEVIKDITHDAMVKTRHENGVDIEG; from the coding sequence ATGTTAAATCAGTTTTCAAGAACAGAGCTTCTGTTTGGAAAAGAAGCTATGGATATATTAGAAAATTCCCGTGTCGCAGTATTTGGTGTAGGCGGCGTTGGTGGATATACAGTGGAGGCACTTGTAAGAAGCGGTGTAGGTGCGATTGATGTGATAGATGATGATAAGGTGTGTCTTACCAATCTTAACAGGCAGATTATTGCAACAAGAAAAACAATAGGACAGTATAAGACAGATGTGTGCAAAGAGAGAATTCATGATATTAATCCGAATTGTGAGGTTACTGTACACAAATGTTTTTTCCTTCCGGAGACTAAAGATCAGTTTGATTTTTCAAAATATGACTATGTAGTTGATGCGGTTGATACTGTAACAGCCAAGATAGCACTTGTAATGGCGTGTCAGGAAGCAGGAACCCCGATTATAAGCAGTATGGGTGCTGGTAATAAACTTAATCCGGCGGAATTTGAGGTTGCTGATATATATAAGACATCGGTATGCCCGCTTGCCAAAGTTATGAGAAGAGAATTAAAGAAGAGGAATGTTAAGCACCTTAAGGTCGTATACTCTAAGGAAAAGCCCGTTCGTCCTATTGAGGATATGGGAATCAGCTGTCGTACTAATTGCATATGTCCTCCGGGAGCAGCCCACAAATGTACAGAAAGACGCGATATTCCGGGTTCAACTGCATTTGTACCATCTGTTGTAGGACTTATAATTGCCAGTGAAGTTATTAAAGATATTACACATGATGCAATGGTTAAAACCCGTCATGAAAATGGTGTTGACATTGAAGGCTGA
- the cysK gene encoding cysteine synthase A: MSKVINSALELIGNTPLLNASRYAKNAGIEGVTLLTKLEYLNPAGSVKDRVALAMIEDAEKKGELKPGAMIIEPTSGNTGIGLAAVAVAKGYRAVLTLPDTMSVERRNLLKAYGAEIVLTEGAKGMKGAIAKAEELKEQNPGSVILGQFVNPANPAVHKATTGPEIWEQTEGKVDIFVAGVGTGGTVTGVGEYLKSQNPDVKIVAVEPATSPVLSKGEAGPHKIQGIGAGFVPDTLNTKIYDEVIAIENEDAFVEGRSFAKSEGILVGISSGAALKAAQILAARPENAGKTIVALLPDSGDRYLSTALFNEQ; encoded by the coding sequence ATGAGTAAAGTAATTAATAGTGCATTGGAACTTATTGGAAACACACCTCTTCTTAACGCAAGCCGTTACGCTAAGAATGCAGGAATTGAAGGAGTTACACTTCTTACAAAGCTTGAGTATCTTAACCCGGCTGGTTCAGTTAAGGACAGAGTTGCCCTTGCTATGATTGAGGACGCTGAGAAGAAGGGTGAGCTTAAGCCAGGAGCAATGATTATAGAACCAACATCAGGTAATACAGGTATTGGTCTTGCTGCAGTTGCAGTTGCTAAGGGATACAGAGCAGTTCTTACTCTTCCTGATACAATGTCAGTTGAGAGAAGAAATCTTCTTAAGGCTTATGGTGCAGAGATTGTTCTTACAGAAGGCGCTAAGGGTATGAAGGGTGCTATCGCTAAGGCTGAGGAATTAAAGGAGCAGAATCCTGGTTCAGTAATCTTAGGCCAGTTCGTAAATCCAGCTAACCCAGCAGTTCATAAGGCTACAACAGGTCCTGAAATCTGGGAGCAGACAGAAGGAAAGGTTGATATATTTGTTGCAGGTGTGGGTACAGGCGGAACTGTTACAGGTGTTGGTGAATACCTTAAGTCACAGAACCCGGATGTAAAGATTGTTGCTGTAGAGCCAGCTACAAGCCCGGTTCTTTCAAAGGGAGAGGCAGGACCACATAAGATTCAGGGTATTGGTGCAGGATTTGTTCCAGATACACTTAATACTAAGATATATGATGAAGTTATCGCAATCGAGAATGAAGATGCATTCGTAGAGGGTAGAAGCTTTGCAAAGAGCGAGGGTATACTTGTTGGTATCTCTTCAGGTGCAGCACTTAAGGCAGCACAGATACTTGCAGCCCGCCCAGAGAATGCAGGAAAGACAATTGTTGCACTTCTTCCAGATTCAGGTGACAGATATCTTTCAACAGCACTTTTTAATGAACAGTAA
- a CDS encoding M23 family metallopeptidase, with product MANVRTRGTDKVKVVSAVITLAVIVALVFGIFSVAQNVKKSKNNNLVNLNETEGNVAIKTDDDPDIPVEEPTVGDDDIINANARASMSDDGDGTEDEVTEQTKESQTEEQTVKPMTEAEVMANAISKYTFDQGELIYWPVSGTVTLGYNMDSTVYFKTLGMYKCSPGMVVASDVGTKVCAAASGVVVDVAENTETGLTVRLAVGNGYEMTTGMLSDVNVKIGDTVTAGQLLGTVAEPTAYYKEEGPGIYFAMTKDGIPVNPMDFLGE from the coding sequence ATGGCGAATGTAAGAACGCGAGGAACCGACAAGGTTAAGGTTGTGTCAGCGGTTATTACGCTGGCAGTTATTGTTGCACTTGTGTTTGGGATATTTTCAGTAGCACAGAATGTTAAGAAATCTAAGAACAACAATCTGGTCAATCTGAATGAAACTGAAGGAAATGTGGCTATCAAGACAGATGATGACCCGGATATTCCAGTGGAAGAACCTACAGTAGGTGATGATGATATTATTAATGCCAACGCAAGAGCAAGCATGTCTGATGATGGTGATGGAACTGAGGATGAGGTTACGGAGCAGACAAAGGAGTCTCAGACAGAGGAACAGACGGTCAAGCCTATGACTGAAGCGGAGGTTATGGCAAATGCTATAAGTAAGTATACATTTGACCAGGGAGAGCTTATATACTGGCCTGTCAGCGGAACTGTTACGCTTGGATATAATATGGATTCTACTGTGTATTTTAAGACTCTTGGCATGTACAAATGCAGTCCTGGTATGGTAGTTGCTTCAGATGTCGGAACTAAGGTATGTGCAGCGGCATCAGGTGTAGTTGTTGATGTTGCTGAAAACACTGAAACAGGACTTACTGTAAGGCTTGCAGTAGGTAATGGGTATGAGATGACAACAGGTATGCTTTCAGATGTGAATGTTAAGATTGGAGATACAGTTACAGCCGGTCAGCTTCTTGGTACCGTGGCCGAGCCAACAGCATACTATAAAGAAGAGGGCCCAGGAATATATTTTGCAATGACAAAGGACGGTATTCCTGTTAACCCGATGGATTTCCTCGGTGAATAA
- a CDS encoding glucose-6-phosphate isomerase produces MVSWNNLDTLSSYKELADVKPACLTEVMSGDNGAERVKNYSVPMAAGLSYNYASKQVNENVLAALEKLADEAQLADKFKALYNGEVVNTGEKRLVLHHMTRGQLGDAVEADGVDKRTFYKTQQERIAEFANKVHNGEITNAAGEKFTTVVQIGIGGSDLGPRAMYIALENWAKKNNAFKMEAKFISNVDPDDAAAVLASTDVAHSIFVLVSKSGTTLETLTNESFVKDALKKAGLDPSKHMIAVTSETSPLAKSDDYLDAFFMDDYIGGRFSSTSSVGGAVLSLAFGPEVFAEFLDGAAEEDKLSANPDMRKNPEMLDALIGVYERNVLGYPCTAVLPYSQALSRFPAHLQQLDMESNGKSVNRFGEPVTYPTGPVIFGEPGTNGQHSFYQLLHQGTDIVPLQFIGFKNNQLETDVTIQDSTSQQKLCANVAAQIVAFACGKSDENLNKNFKGGRPSSIIIGDKLTPKTLGALLAHFENKIMFQGFVWNINSFDQEGVQLGKVLAKKVLAHDTDGALKVYSDLLNI; encoded by the coding sequence ATGGTTTCATGGAACAATTTAGACACACTTTCATCTTACAAGGAGTTAGCAGATGTTAAGCCAGCCTGTCTTACAGAGGTTATGTCTGGTGATAATGGTGCAGAACGCGTTAAGAATTACAGCGTACCTATGGCTGCCGGACTTTCATATAACTACGCATCTAAGCAGGTTAATGAAAATGTGCTTGCTGCACTTGAAAAGCTCGCTGATGAGGCTCAGCTTGCAGACAAGTTTAAGGCTTTATATAACGGAGAAGTTGTTAACACTGGTGAGAAGAGACTTGTTCTCCATCATATGACAAGAGGACAGTTAGGTGACGCAGTTGAAGCTGATGGCGTTGATAAGAGAACATTTTACAAGACACAGCAGGAAAGAATTGCAGAATTTGCTAACAAGGTACATAACGGTGAGATTACTAATGCAGCCGGTGAGAAGTTCACTACTGTTGTTCAGATTGGTATTGGCGGAAGCGACCTCGGTCCTCGTGCAATGTACATAGCACTTGAGAACTGGGCTAAGAAGAACAATGCATTTAAGATGGAAGCTAAGTTCATAAGCAATGTTGATCCAGATGATGCTGCCGCAGTGCTTGCTTCTACTGATGTTGCACATTCTATATTCGTACTTGTTTCTAAGTCAGGAACAACTCTTGAGACTCTTACTAATGAATCATTTGTTAAGGATGCATTAAAGAAGGCAGGACTTGATCCTTCTAAGCACATGATTGCTGTAACAAGCGAGACTTCACCACTTGCCAAGAGTGATGATTATTTAGACGCATTTTTCATGGATGATTATATCGGAGGTCGTTTCTCTTCTACTTCATCAGTTGGCGGTGCAGTATTATCACTTGCTTTCGGACCTGAAGTATTTGCAGAATTCCTTGATGGTGCTGCAGAGGAGGACAAGTTATCAGCTAATCCTGATATGCGCAAGAACCCTGAGATGTTAGATGCCCTTATCGGTGTATACGAAAGAAATGTATTAGGTTATCCTTGTACAGCCGTTCTTCCATATTCACAGGCTTTAAGCCGTTTTCCTGCTCATCTTCAGCAGCTTGATATGGAATCTAACGGTAAGTCAGTAAACAGATTTGGTGAGCCAGTTACTTATCCTACAGGACCAGTTATCTTTGGTGAACCGGGAACTAACGGTCAGCATTCATTCTACCAGCTTCTTCATCAGGGAACTGACATTGTGCCATTACAGTTCATCGGATTTAAGAACAACCAGTTAGAAACAGATGTTACAATTCAGGACAGCACAAGCCAGCAGAAGCTTTGTGCAAATGTTGCTGCTCAGATTGTCGCATTTGCATGCGGAAAGTCAGATGAGAACCTTAACAAGAACTTCAAGGGCGGAAGACCTTCAAGCATTATTATCGGAGACAAACTTACTCCTAAGACACTTGGTGCTTTACTTGCTCACTTCGAAAACAAGATTATGTTCCAGGGCTTCGTATGGAACATCAACAGCTTTGACCAGGAAGGTGTCCAGCTTGGTAAAGTACTTGCCAAGAAGGTACTTGCTCATGATACAGATGGTGCTTTAAAGGTATATAGTGATTTACTTAATATCTAA